In Zootoca vivipara chromosome 15, rZooViv1.1, whole genome shotgun sequence, the genomic window cacaggttccccatctgtgaTTGAAGGAGTTAGTGCCAAGGAAGGACAGCAGGGAAGTTCTATCTTAGCAAAGATTGGACAGTtttagaatcatagtattgtagagttggaagggactctgaggatcatctaattcaaccccctgGAATGAAGAGCAGCCGtctcatacggggatcaaacctgcaaccttggcgttatcagcaccaaacatgttgcaggatccccccccccaaacagaccagaagcaattaatatttcatccagcagagctttactgctactgaaggcaaatgagcataattttctaaaatccaatacattcaggattggcactgtccataagaaatccagttacaATAACATAATAAGAcgaaaaccttaacactaagcatactatatacagaacaccacaccagaaggaaagagagatagaaagtgaaGCTCAGGGGCcttctggccttattattatagtaagcatgaccttgacagaaagagataacagtaCCAATTTAAAGCCAGCTATACTCAGCttttctgaaggaataacccaaacattatgaaccttctgcttgtttgtaGGCAGAATAGAAACTTACTTGCCACCTAGAACTTCTAGCTTGCACCAGTTTgtatcacacagagaagcttccagaaccctcttgaattaattagaataggaaatatctctacacatcagatcaatactttctgtaccaagaaatgcaaactgacactttCCCAAACTAACCCAAACCCAGCTAAGTGTTTATAGGGCAACCTGGCTAAGAAACTGAGGGGCGTACCATAGAatacatgatttgcatgcaggttGTCTCTGGTTTAATCCCTGGCTTCACCAGGTACTGCTGGAAAaaagtcccctgcctgaaaccctggagaactgctccCAGTCAAAGTAGACATTACTgaatgagatggaccaatggggtGAATtcagtatcaggcagcttcccaTATTGTTTGGGGCGCTCCTTCTGAACTTCTGAAGGACCTTCTTTTTAGCCTCTTTTCATGACTTGCCTTTTTACCTTTCGAAATGTACAAAGCCTGCTGTCTTTCATCTGCAGCAGCCGGATGCGTAGCGATGGGTTTGATGAAGAGACCCAGCAGGCCAATTGGAAGGCGAGGAACTTGGCTCCTGTGTCAGTAGAGATGGAAGACGACCTCCGGCATGCCCGCTACTGGAACAAGAAGCTCTACGAATGTGAAGCAAACATGCCAGACAGGTCTGAAAGTTTACTGATGTCGTTGATAAGAGGTCCATTCGTGCATGTGGTGCTTTCCCAAGAAAAAATGAGTTGAGGTGACAGGTCTCTgtccccaaggcattttgctttcTAGGTTTTGTTTGGCGGGGTGAGGCAAGGTTATGAGGGAGGACATATTTTAGGCCTCCTGCCAATTGGAATCCTAAAGTTGGAGGAGTATCTTACAGTGacaatttctcttctcttttgaaTCTGCAAAGCACATTGTAGATTGAGGCACTGCAGGACTAAAGGTTACAATTCCCTCCATCCCCATGGCCTGCAGCCGGAAGTGGTGCAGTCCAACAAAGGTTGCATCATGTGATTTTTGCTGCCTGTGTCGCTTTGCTCTGTGGTTTCATAGCTTGTATGTTTGTGAACCTCTTAAGACAGTGTGGTGTTCTCTTGCAGGTGGGGCCACAGTGGCTACAAAGAGCTGTATCCTGAAGAATTTGATACAGACAGGTAAAGCCAATAAAGTTACTTAtaaaaaggtggggaggggagtatgTTTGACCTTTTTAGACCTTCACACTAATCTCTGGCTTAATGTTCCCTGTACAAACCTCAAATgcacatcttccttccttccctctagCACAGATGTGAGGATTTCAGAAATCTCTGCTTCTAAACTAAGCTGAACTCCCATTACATCCAAACTTCAGAAACCTCTGGTTAAACTCTGGTTTGTTCACACAAGCCAGGATGAAACCGTAGTATATGTTTGGGTATAACAAGGAACTGGTTAGTTTAAatcggtggtggtggggaacctgtgttgtttgactccaatttccataatccctgacaaaTCAGCTCTgcaggctggggttgatgggagctggagtcttctTCCTACTTTAAAAGCAGATGCTGATTGACTTCTGGCTGTTCCAGAGGAGACATGGTGTGTACATGAGCCTTGTGgacatgttttattttttgtataacttttcattttaaataaaatgcaaaaactaAACTGTGTCCAAACTGATTTGGTTCCTTATTTCCATTACAAAACAAGTAAGGTGTGTATTTTCAGTGTTATACCTCTTATTCCAGGTGAAATTTAGTTCCTGCAGAAATCTGTCTTAAACCCAGACTGTGTTCTATGCATGGGTAACCACATCCCAGTTAGCACACAGCGCTTGTAGAGGGTTGACCAAGgatgaaaatgcatccttaagagCGAAAAAGATTAAGCCACCTCCACTTTAGAACATTGTTGATTATTCTTCAATATCATGCCTTAAGCTTTTGTCCTCTTGGCTGTGTTGCAGTGACCGAGAGCAAGATGAACAAAACTCTGTGAACGGAAAAAGGAAGTCTCAGCCCGGCACGCGGTCTTCCCTTGAGTTGCCCAAAAGGAAAAAAGCCAAAAAGTCACACAAGAAGAAGCGGAAAAAGAAATCTcataagaagcagaagaagaagaaacaggaacAGCCAAGTGCCATGGCAGATTCTTCCCAGGAGTCTGACTTGTCGGAGAGAGGCGCTGGCAAGAGAAAGCGGAAGCGTCACAAAAAGGCCAAGAAGAGCTCTGCAAAGGcagctccctcttcttcctcaggGCAAGACAGTGACTCCAGCAAGGCCAGCAGCTGCCCCTCCAGCAGTTCTGAGGACAGTGAGCCAGACAAAAAGCAGGAGAAGCAGCCAAAGAAAAAGAGGCGGAAACGCCATGTCTCTCTCTCAGAACGGTGTGCTGAAAGGGTGCAGGAGAAGCGCAGTAAGAGGAAGAACTGGAAAGTGGCTGCTGATGAGAATTCAGAGGACAGTTCTGATGAGGACTAGGGGAAACGGACCAACAGAGTCGGTGCTTTTCGCGGGGCGGGACAAGGGCACTGACATTCTGGGAGATTGGTCTCCAAGTGCTGCCCCCTTGGAACAAAAGTAGTCTGGGCAACAGCTCTATGATCCAGACACTGCAGACCTCAGTTACTTTCAGGGGGCTTCTTTCAGTTTCATGTAGGTCAGAAACTGGTCAGGAATTGAGAAGCTCCCAGCCCAAGGCTCATTTGTCTAGCCCAGGTTCAAACTTGAGTTTGTTTGTGACAATACGGAACCTTAACTCACAAAAGAGCTACTATTGGAGCCTGCATAGAATGGAACTGACCTTGGGTctcctttgccttttttaaaaaaactaaaatttATTTTTGATGGCCAATACCTAACATTTAATTGCAATAAACATCCTACTTGCAAGGTTGATCAGATGGTGGCATACAAGATGTGTCATCAGGTCCAAAGGCCAAGTGGAGAACAGCAAAGGGCATGTGGCTGCCCTAGGTTCAAATAGGATCTACTGGGGTTCAGAGACAACTATCCAAACACAAGCCATGGTGAGATTTAAAGTAAGCCGCCTCTGCTAGCTGTTTTGTGGTGAAATGAATATAAGCATCCCACCCCCTACGAGAGTATGCTTAATGCCATATCCTATTCATTCTGGTAAACTGGTTGTCAGCTTTGCTGGTGTGTGTCCAAGCTGCCTGCCCTTTTGTTTTGCCAGCTCTTGCTGGGGAAAAATATATCTTGCTACCAGTCAGGGAATGACAGAGCAGATGGAAAGAGAGTTCCTGTTCTTAACAAGAGAAGTGGTTTCTCAGCATAATGGAAAGAGGCTGCTGGGATCTTGGTTCACCCAGCTTCTCTCCTGGTGTTATTGCTAGAGCACTTTAACTTGCATCTCCAAAAGGAACTGTTGTGCAACCTGGAGGGGgggcatgccccacccccagatgtTGTAAATCATGGTgactgctggctggggttgatgagagacTAGCAGCATCTGAAGGGGCAGAGATGTCTCCCATCTGTGATGTAACTAGTCAGATGTTGCTCCCTCCTCCGGATCCACATGCCTTCTATGATTGATAGGAGGCAGCAGAAGGGTTTCAGTGGTTTGCTGGAGGGCTGGCTTAGCTCATTCTACAGCTTAGGGGCTGCAAAGATGCACACTGAAGAAAGAACTTTGTAGTAGTTGCCTCTGCCCCATATCTTATGCTGTCAAGAGGTAGAGTCTACATACACCATAAATCAAACTGATTCCTTCTTACCCAGACCCTGTAAGGAGGACTGGGGCTATACATTAGTGGCTTCTTTGCATCCTCACCAGTTTCCCACTGAAATTCCCACCATACCTCTGGGGAAACCACGACTATTAAAGTACCTATAAAACTACTATGTTTGTAGTGTAGGTAATTCATCATTCCCTCCTTTTTCTTAAAGTAGGCCATTGTAAACTCAAGGCACACAGGATTAACAGGCTGGTTAGAGGAAAGGGTTTTGGACCTTTCCCCTCTTATCCTTAATGGTCACATGTTACCTTCCTTCTCACAGTAACATCCTGCTGGAGCTGTTTTATCAGCCTCTTGACCTTCTCCCCTCCACCTGGCCTCCCTGCACAAATACAATTGCCTGCCATCACCCCATATCTGGGGAATAGTGAACAGAATGCCACATTGCCACATTGTTCTGTCCTACGGTGTGGTACCAGTGCCCAaagcttattttttaaagtagttctaaTGTGTTGctataaaaaagcaaagcaacgcAAGTTATTTTGACAAAAAACAACTATTTTTTAATATGTGCAAGGTATCGGCACAAATAAATTCAGAGGGTCTGCAGTAACAAACGAAGTTGCTTTCACCCATCGGCAGTCAAAATGAACAGTCTTTATAATAGCATTTAAGATTTTATACACCATTGTAAACATGCACTGATgattttggaggtgggggggataTGAGACACTCTTAGATCAAAAAGGCATTGTGAAAGGGGTGGGCTTCAAAAATAAATCTGAAGAACAGCAGGAGCACACTCACTATAAATGGAATTCCAACTTCTGGAGGGAGGATGGCAGAGTGAAGGATCTATACCTGTTACAGGCCTTTAAGTGCAAGCCAGAAAACCCTACGTTACATTTGTAGAACTTGCAATCAGCACACTGGCACAGATCTAGAAAGCTTTGTAAGCAGCTCTTTCTTCAAATGGCAGAACATGTGTTTTGCAGGGATAAAATATGCTGACCAGGATCACAGGTGttcattagaatttttttttgataCAAATTGGCATGCTCGTAGAATGGAACTGAAGCAGTATGAACTCCAAAATAGAGAATGGGATGGCTGAATGGATTTTGACTGCAGTCATTATCAGCAGCAGTAACTACTGTACAAATTAGTTTTGAGTTGTAAAGCAACTTTCTGTTCTCTTATCAAATGGAGGAGGAAAGAGTACACAAGAGAGCCTTAGGCAATGAGTTtgcaaatgctcccccccccccgcaatttccCCCTAAGATTTCCTGAAAACACTTCTACATTTGAGAGAGAATTTTAAGAGCATGCTATTTAGTGTGAGGGTACACGTCCCTATTATCCTGCATTGGGAAGAAAGCAAAGCAGTTAGGTTTTTGCTACAGAGTCAATTTGTTTAGACAAGTCTTGATTTATTAGCTTGAAAGGAGCCAATATTTTGTTCTACATGACCCAGTCTAATGCCACTTAGGCATGAACAATCATGTACAAATGGCTCTTCAAGCATTGCTGCACTGAGGTAGAACAACTGACAGAGTAGGGGCCCAGTGAAAGATCTGGATCTTGTTAAGTCCATTGACCGAAGGGGACCTCAATGGCCTCCTTTCTGTATTATCTGTGCAAAGCGATTGGTGATGGACAGTGTTGTGTCTATGAAGCGGTTGACGCAGTTGGCGAGGCAAGTTTCTGTTCTGGAGTCCAGCTTGGAACCTGGCTTGTCAACACATTTTTCCCAGCAGACCTCCATGAAGTTGTGAACCTGGAGTAGGGAGTGGCAGCGAGAGATGAGAACGGATACAAGCATTAACAGCACTCCCCATTAGGACCAGCCTCTTTCAATTCCACTCACAACCTTCAACATGGCAAGTTTCCATTGCCCTCTGCGAAGGGTAACAAGAGGCCCCATTTCCCTCTTCAAGCTTGGTGTGCATATAGCAGATATCCCTGCAGTTATGTTGAGCTTTTGATGGCACAACATAGCTACAGAGGAAACTCACACACTCAGAAAATGAATCTGGCTGTTTGGGTGATAGGTGGCATAGACCTTTGTCttgccaataaaaaaaaaaaacacccatccaAAATTATGGGTTTAGTGGGTAAAGTAAGTGAGGCTTTAACACACATTCAAAAAACCAGGACATCTCAAACACCCCCCAAATTTGAGAAATACATTTCAGGAGGCGTGATCTGTGTACGAAAACTGCCTTTCCCACAGAGACATCCATACAGCATGTACACATGTAGCTAGTAACATTGAGGAGGACGACACTCATACCCCAAAGCTACAGAAATCACAACAACCAAAGATCAATGagtcccattccaataataataataataataataataataataataataataataataataatatacagtgatccgtggcttggctcccaaacaaatcagctcccgaacactgcaaatccggaagtgagggaagtgagtgttccagtttggaaacatttttctgaagccgaacgtctgacgcagcttccacggtttccgattgagtgcaggaagctcctgcaggtaTAGTAAATAAGTGACATTTGGAGAACAGGCATGGTGAACCTCAAGTCTGAGGGTTCTCCAGGCCCTCTATCTGGCCCTTTGGACGCTACAAGTCCCTGCTTAAGTGCTTTCCTGGGCCAGAAGGTGTCCTTGAACTGGGGCAATGTCTTTCACTTGCCTGGatagaaaggggtgtgtgcagaaacctctggtttttgtATGGCTGCAAGGCCAATGCTACCGTGCAAAAGATCCCGGAAGCTTTCCCAGAGGGAACATGGCCCTGGGGCTCAAGAAGGTCCCTAGTCCCTGGTTTCCCCaaaaaagaggaaggggagaagagctcagaaagggCCTTACAAAGCAGCGGGGTGGGGTAAAGGGGCGTGCTACTAGGGATCTGTCAGACCCGCAGGAatgaggggggagaggagagtgaATTACAATTAGGTCTGAGTCGTGGACACGCATGTGGGTTAAGACAAGACAAAAAAGTTCGTAACACGGTTGCTCTGGGCGGGCTGTTCCATGGAGAAGAGACAAGGCTCAAGCCCCCGCCCCACTCAGCCAGCCACTCCTCCTATTCCAACCTAGccgacctcgcagggttgttgtgagggtaaaggGGGCGGCTCTGACCATAGAATGCGCTATAAGTAATAACGAGCAGAAAACAACCCAAAATAGACCTCCATGCACAGTCACACGCATACGAACACGTATATCACGGCATGTACCTGAGCGGCGAGGCGGGCACGCTGCTCCTCGACGGCCACCAGACGCTGCAGCTCCGAGACGTCGGCCTCCCTCTCCGGGTCCTCCATGGCGGAGCCTCTGCCTCGCGGCCTCCCCGAACCGAGGTGCTACGAAAAGCCCCCCTCGTAACAAGGACAAAGGCAAAGGCGAGGACCAGCCACCCCACACCAGCGCACTCAAGGGCCGACCGGAAGCGGCGCGTCGTCGATCGGAAACGTGACGTCACGCTTCCGGTTCCGGGCCAGCGAGTGCCCTTGGGCCCTATCCCCCCCCTCAGAGCGGGAGGGCACGAATAGGCAGAAGGGGCACGGCGAGCGGTGCAAGATGGCGGcggggatgctgctgctgcgggcGGGGCTGGGCAGACCCCACGGCGGGGGAGTCGGTGAGTGAGGGGGGCGGCGGACCTGACTTGCCTTCTGCCCCTTTGAAGCTGCCTCGCCAGGGACTCGCCCTTGTCTCTCCTCCCTGTCTAAACTGACATTTGAAaacggaggaagctgccttatacggagtccAGACCTTTGGTCGACGTAGCtcggtattgtctgcactgactggcagcggtggCTTTCCAGGGTATCAGACCAGGGAGTCCTTTCCCTGCCTTGCCTTGCTATGGAAGGggtgaacttgggactttcttcCTGCAAGGCAGTTTgcccttccccataaggcagagggacataggaaactgcctcgtACTGAGTCAGGCCTGTAGCCTAGCGCactgttgtctgcactgactggcagcaagggctctccagggtttcaggcaaaggaGTCTTTTCTCAGTCCTGCTCCGAGACGCTGTAGAGAattttattgtcactacaccacctgtgtgcagtgaaattaaacgacccccccaaaaaaatacactcagtcttgttcgcTCTCTGTGTGCTAGCGAACTCCGGGGACAGCCCAtggatatcatgtgctgtattcaccaccctctgtagggactttatgtccgtggctgtcaaagcAGCGTACTACACTGTAATACAGTACCGTATGAATTTTATCATTGTGGTCCTTAGGCATTTGCTAACATCAGGCTAATTTGCTTTGGTGGCTGcattttcctttgctttctcttCACTCTATCCCTGCTAACCTTCCAGCTGTAGCTCACAAGCAACTTACTCTACATATCTTTCAGCTTCAAGAATTGcgttggggtggggaaaggagcaTGTCTTAATAATTAGAATAGAGACTTGAGATATTTCTCCTATGTTACTAAAACACATTTGGTTCATGTGTGAAAGGCAGAGACAACTTTGGGCAGATCAGAACAATGCAGCTTGTTCTTTCAGATGTGGAAGAGCAACATTTAATTACCAATTGTAAAtctccaaacccccccccaaaaaaacccagttctAATTACACATGCAAGTCATCAACTTGCAATGTATGAGTGCCCCAAGGCACAGAAATTATTAACCAGGCTAGATATCGCTGCTGCCATGGCAAATCCTTTGTCACATACGCTTTGGGATTATGCACTGCCCTGTAACATGTGACCTAAGAGCTAGCATGTGAGTGGAGAAGAGGGTAGCTTACTTTTCTTTGCAAAGAAATAAGAGCATTGAAAGGGGACATGCATTGACCGTCCTAACGGTTCTCTCTTTTGCTCACACTGCTACCTACCCATACTTCTTGGTTTGTGCAATATATGGAAATACAGTTTTGCACACTATGATTTTCGAATGCCTCCAAAATTCCAGTGCAGTAGATCTGGATGACATCTTGTCCATCTGTTATCCAGCATCCCATTTACACTAATTTATGGACTGCTTCACACATGTTCATAACTTGAACCTGGGAGGCCTGGTTGCTATGTGAGGTCGTATTTGGAGGGCACTTCTATACCGGTATCACATTGACTTCTTGTATCACACATTTGTAGATTCTCATAGTGGATTTTCTTGTCATTCACTGGCTGGGAGAGCTGCCCTCTCTTTGCTGTATCTCTTTTCAGTTTCCTTTATTCCTAAGAGCTTCCCTTCCAAagtcttacttttaaaaatattagcaTGTCATTAGTACTTATTATTGCATGCATAAACACTTTAGTCGAGTCTGAGGATTAAAGTCCTCTTCCACCTTGGGTGAAATTTGCCTGTTCTACCCACAGTTCTCCTGAACAAGATTGTCTGGACCAGACCAGCTGTTTGTGTTGCAACTGACAAGCGCCATCCTCTGGCATGTAAAATCCACACATCCCCCAGGAGTTTAGGTAGGTCTTTCTTGGATTCCTTTACCGTGCTTTTGTTTCATGTGGCCATGCAAAATAGTttatgtgttttttctttctgtagTTATGACAGTCACCCTCAACTTGGCAAGCTAATGCTGGAGTCATGTTACAAAGAATTTGCTCTCTGTAGTGTAGCAAGTGTTAAATGAAATCATTTTAATGACAAATTATTGTCGTTGACAGTGCTTTCAGTAACAAATTATTGTTTTTGAATTTATTTCACTCTTCCCTGAAGGCTTGGGGCATATCCTAGGATTATCAAAATAAGTTTTAGATTAATAATTATGAAAACCCCTTTCCTTTAAGTTATGGAGCTAAAGCTTCTAGTCTTGATGGTTGCAGAGGAGTAACTGGGAGTGTCTGAAAAGTCAGAAAGTTGGGAAGAGAGGGTCAACTTGGTGGAATTTCATTTCTCACCATTCCTCTGTCTCCTGCCTGGTTCCATGCTGGTTCCATCATACACACTTCAAACATGCATCCCAGGCAATGCCTGTTGTTTTCCTGTCTCCTACTTTCCcaatttattttttctcaaatGTATATGTTGCAAAGCTGTGTGTTTACATCCCAGTACAAAAGATGTGCACTCATTTTATGCAGTTTGCTTTATTTGCATCCTTTTATTCTGAACTTGAATGATGTGGTGAACAATCTCGGGACACTGAATTGCATCCCTGAATGTAGTGGAGTCTCAGGCTGTTCATATAATGGACAGCCGTGATCATCTGCAAAAGGGGAATCTTTCTCTTGGGTTGAGAAAGAAACACTATTTTGCTCTCCTGCTTGCCATGCAACCTCCATAACGGTCCATAGACAATTATGTACTTTGCTGCctcttgcctttttaaaataggaCAACTAATTGGATGTTTGGTTTCCAAGTCTGTTGGAATTCATGGGAACTACACAACAGCCTTGCAGTAGATGAGCCTACAATTAAGAATGCATTTGGGTGGAGTTTTTTAGAGGCTGGCTGAGGCCCCATGTGGTATAGAGCGCGTGGTAACTAGACCTAAGCTGTTTCACTCAAAGGTGTTCTCTTCTAGAGGTTTTTTTTAGCACTGATTAGTGCTCCTGTCTCAAATGCATTGCATGAAAGTAAGCCATTTTGGAGTCTCTGTTGTTGTGTAACTACTTTCATGTATATATCTTGAAATAGGTGCCTTAAAAGTAATCTAGCAAGGATGGATGAAAGCAGATCAGTTGTTCACTTACAGCTCTCCTTGCAAACTTAGCACCTTAGTGCAACCTGCAGATGTTTGTTAATATTCTCAGAGTCAACACTTGTGCTTTAAAGATGTAGGTGGTGATGGAAAAATACACTTGTGCCATATCTTCGACCATCTGCCTTTGTAATTAAACACTCAAGCTTTTGAGATGTGCCAGTTCAACTTTTCACCGTGGATGATCATCTCCACAGCTAGTCTTGAATGAAGTTGGTGTTTTCCCTAGTGCGTAATAGCTCTTTTCTAGTCCATATAGACTCGTTGTGGCACTAGTTGTGTTGTCTGTTGCATCTGCTAAGTTCCTGCAGTTTGTATGCAGAATTCTAAAAAGAATCTAGTGTTCTTGCTCGCAACTTGGATTTTTGGAAATTTCGTCTCTTACCGTaccaggtttttttaaagcaagtttctagtccctgtGGCTGTGGAGATACGCTTGGGTGCACCCAGGTTGTGTGTGGAAAAGCTTCAATATTCAGGGGGGTCAGGCTCTCTCCCAAGGCTACCTGCCCCTCCTTTCTCAGCTCCAGTCATATTCTTCTTCCAAGTCACACTCAACCATGCCTCTGTCACCTGTAGATTTACTTCTGCCACCAACTTGCTACATCTCCACAAAAAAGAAGGTATGCAAATATCCACTGTTCAGTTCAGAATAATGCATGCAAATGATTGATAAGCAAATCTGCATAAATTGTGTTTGGGCTCCTGATTTGGTTGTGGGGGACTGGGAGGAGGTGTTCTTTGGTGTGTGCCACCAAATTGTTGTTTATATTCTAccttgtgagccactttgggcacaattGCGTCTAAAAGTGACATACAAATAATCAgataatatatttaaataaactaTTTCTACACATCTTGAAGGGCCAGAAGAGAAGACAAAAAAGTCTTTACCCTTCCACCCAAATCAGTGTAACATTGGTAGCAAACTCCCTCCATGTGTGATTGATGCTGGGAATCAATGAAAGAATTCCATATTTTTTGTAAGAGTCCTGCCAGAGGCAAGGCttttgtgcttttttctggggttaTGCAGCCTGGTTACCTCCTTTTGCTTGCCATCTGTTTGACCTCAGATCTGGGGCAATACTTCAGTTCTGCCAACATTAATCAGTTACCATTTCCTCCTTGGAGGCTCAACTGATATGATCGTTGGCATGAAGAAGCCAACTGTTGTCGAATTTCAGGAACCCTTTGGGGAGTGGAGGGAGACCTATAAGCCCAACTAGCTTGCACTGATTTGTTGACAAATGTTGAATCATTAAAGGTACCCTTTATTCATTCCCAGCTCTCGAGCAGCCGTTCCTGGAGTTTAACAGCGTTTCTTCTCTCCCTGTAGCTGGTTCCAAGGCTGCCTCTCTGCACTGGACAGGTGAGCGAGCAGTCAGTGTCCTCCTGCTTGGGCTCCTGCCTGCAGCTTACCTGTATCCTGGACCAGCCATGGACTACTCGCTGGCTGCCACTCTCACACTCCACGGTCACTGGTGAGTAAGGAGGGAAGCAACCCAACCGGGATTAATTCCTGCTGCCTCTCCTGCTCAGTTCAGAACCTTGGAATGCAGTGGGGTCCAGAGGCTGGTTTCTCTGTGCTGCTTTGACTCTGTAGCCCTGGAACTTGCTTCATTCCATCATTCCTTCTGAGATCTGGACATCTTTCAAGCGTGGTAGCAAGTTCATGAGAGgcccaggtggcctcagtggcgtgGAGTGCCACCTTcaatcagcttcagctggtggcccagccgCGCCCCTATCAGGTCAGGGATAACCTAACTTCTGTCGTCTTTGTTCtaggtaacctctaggttagattactgcaagaCGTTCTccacagggctgcctctgaaggcggTTCAGAAACTCTGCTGGTGCAGAATTCCGCAACCAGGCAGCTCACTGGACAAGATGGTTTGAATGTATAACACCaaacctggcctgactgcactggctgcc contains:
- the NKAPD1 gene encoding uncharacterized protein NKAPD1 isoform X1 — its product is MSRVPLGKVLLRNVIRHTDAHNKIQEESEMWKIREMEKQNKDIQWGKEKRLLPDSSSSRMRSDGFDEETQQANWKARNLAPVSVEMEDDLRHARYWNKKLYECEANMPDRWGHSGYKELYPEEFDTDSDREQDEQNSVNGKRKSQPGTRSSLELPKRKKAKKSHKKKRKKKSHKKQKKKKQEQPSAMADSSQESDLSERGAGKRKRKRHKKAKKSSAKAAPSSSSGQDSDSSKASSCPSSSSEDSEPDKKQEKQPKKKRRKRHVSLSERCAERVQEKRSKRKNWKVAADENSEDSSDED
- the NKAPD1 gene encoding uncharacterized protein NKAPD1 isoform X2, whose amino-acid sequence is MWKIREMEKQNKDIQWGKEKRLLPDSSSSRMRSDGFDEETQQANWKARNLAPVSVEMEDDLRHARYWNKKLYECEANMPDRWGHSGYKELYPEEFDTDSDREQDEQNSVNGKRKSQPGTRSSLELPKRKKAKKSHKKKRKKKSHKKQKKKKQEQPSAMADSSQESDLSERGAGKRKRKRHKKAKKSSAKAAPSSSSGQDSDSSKASSCPSSSSEDSEPDKKQEKQPKKKRRKRHVSLSERCAERVQEKRSKRKNWKVAADENSEDSSDED
- the TIMM8B gene encoding mitochondrial import inner membrane translocase subunit Tim8 B isoform X2, with the translated sequence MEDPEREADVSELQRLVAVEEQRARLAAQVHNFMEVCWEKCVDKPGSKLDSRTETCLANCVNRFIDTTLSITNRFAQIIQKGGH
- the TIMM8B gene encoding mitochondrial import inner membrane translocase subunit Tim8 B isoform X1 encodes the protein MEDPEREADVSELQRLVAVEEQRARLAAQELPALNRKPWKLRQTFGFRKMFPNWNTHFPHFRICSVRELICLGAKPRITVHNFMEVCWEKCVDKPGSKLDSRTETCLANCVNRFIDTTLSITNRFAQIIQKGGH